One window of the Prochlorococcus marinus XMU1411 genome contains the following:
- a CDS encoding urease accessory protein UreD — MIKTSWEGNCFLNFFNNNASLGNVDKTIFKSKSTSPYKLLKSTHDQEGRCILPVLHTAGGLVGGDLLEFEANLEKNSKVLLTTSSAQKVYGSVGISKVNPKGAFSKQKNLINIFDNSHLEYLPQETIIFANGLYEQNFNVSISETSSFLFTDLIRLGRSSSGESIESGVFRSKLKIMRNNDLYDDWEYVDQIELSKASYVAKSGMDYMPVFGSLIWICEKDFSKSKINNLVGNIKKIFKETDNKLSIGILENGISVRFLGSSSQEARKCFFCIWKQIRSVSGFCEPKYQGVWPLQDSMNY, encoded by the coding sequence ATGATTAAAACTTCTTGGGAAGGTAATTGTTTCTTAAATTTTTTCAATAATAATGCAAGTTTAGGAAATGTTGATAAAACAATCTTTAAATCTAAATCAACTTCTCCTTACAAATTATTGAAGTCTACTCATGATCAGGAGGGCAGATGTATTTTACCTGTTCTTCATACTGCAGGGGGATTGGTTGGCGGCGATTTACTTGAGTTTGAGGCAAATCTTGAAAAAAACTCTAAGGTACTGTTGACTACTTCTTCAGCTCAGAAAGTATATGGATCTGTTGGGATATCTAAAGTTAATCCAAAAGGAGCTTTTTCAAAGCAAAAAAATCTTATAAATATTTTTGATAATTCTCATTTGGAATATCTCCCTCAAGAAACAATTATCTTTGCAAATGGCTTATATGAGCAAAATTTTAATGTATCTATTTCAGAAACTTCAAGTTTTTTATTTACTGATTTAATAAGACTTGGAAGATCTTCCTCCGGAGAATCCATTGAGAGTGGCGTTTTTAGGTCTAAATTAAAAATTATGAGAAATAATGATTTATATGATGATTGGGAATATGTTGATCAAATCGAATTATCTAAGGCAAGTTATGTGGCTAAATCAGGTATGGATTACATGCCTGTTTTTGGATCCTTAATTTGGATTTGCGAAAAAGATTTTTCTAAGTCAAAAATAAATAATCTTGTGGGAAATATAAAAAAGATTTTCAAAGAAACTGATAATAAATTATCTATTGGAATCCTTGAAAATGGAATCTCTGTAAGATTCCTTGGGAGTTCTTCTCAAGAAGCTAGGAAATGTTTTTTTTGTATTTGGAAACAAATTAGGTCTGTTAGTGGATTTTGTGAGCCAAAATATCAAGGTGTATGGCCTTTACAAGATTCTATGAATTATTAA
- a CDS encoding urease subunit gamma gives MHLSPQEKDKLLIFSAALLAERRLSRGLKLNYPETIAFLSFQVLEGARDGKSVSQLMSEGTTWLSKSQVMEGIPEMVDEVQIEAVFPDGTKLVTIHNPIN, from the coding sequence ATGCATCTTTCACCTCAAGAAAAGGATAAATTATTGATTTTTTCTGCTGCGCTCTTGGCTGAAAGAAGACTTAGTCGAGGTCTTAAGCTTAATTATCCTGAAACAATTGCTTTTTTGAGTTTTCAAGTTCTTGAAGGAGCTCGAGATGGAAAAAGTGTAAGTCAATTAATGTCAGAGGGAACTACCTGGCTTTCAAAATCACAAGTTATGGAGGGTATTCCTGAAATGGTTGATGAAGTCCAAATTGAAGCAGTTTTCCCAGATGGGACAAAGTTAGTTACTATTCACAATCCGATTAACTAG
- a CDS encoding urease subunit beta, which produces MSNLIPGEIIPEQGEIELNLGKEVKTVKVSNSGDRPVQIGSHYHFFEANKALIFDRELTLGMRLDIPAGTAIRFEPGDTTDVKLVPYAGLRIAYGFNSFVNGSLDT; this is translated from the coding sequence ATGAGTAATTTAATTCCTGGCGAAATAATTCCTGAACAAGGTGAAATCGAATTAAATCTTGGTAAGGAAGTTAAAACAGTAAAAGTTTCTAATTCTGGAGATAGACCTGTACAAATTGGATCACATTATCATTTTTTTGAAGCTAATAAGGCTTTAATTTTTGATCGAGAATTAACACTTGGTATGCGTCTTGACATTCCTGCAGGAACAGCAATTAGATTTGAACCTGGAGATACAACTGATGTCAAATTAGTTCCATATGCAGGCTTAAGAATTGCATATGGTTTTAATTCATTTGTTAACGGTTCTTTAGATACTTAA
- the ureC gene encoding urease subunit alpha yields the protein MSYKIDRNTYAQTYGPTTGDRVRLADTELFIEVEKDLTTYGDEVKFGGGKVIRDGMGQSQVRRSDGAVDTVITNALIVDWWGIIKADVGIKDGMIFEIGKAGNPDIQDNVDIVIGASTEVIAGEGHILTAGSIDTHIHFICPQQIETALASGITTMLGGGTGPATGTNATTCTPGSFHISRMLQSAEAFPMNLGFFGKGNSTNERNLIDQVEAGACGLKLHEDWGTTPSTINSCLNVADKFDVQVCIHTDTLNEAGFVEDTINAIAGRTIHTFHTEGAGGGHAPDIIKICGEKNVLPSSTNPTRPYTRNTLEEHLDMLMVCHHLDSKIPEDIAFAESRIRRETIAAEDILHDIGAFSIIASDSQAMGRVGEVITRTFQTAHKMKVQRGPLSQDSDRNDNFRVKRYISKVTINPAIAHGIDKHVGSIEKGKIADLALWKPSFFAVKPELVVKGGSIVWAQMGDANASIPTPGPVHGRPMFASFGQSLIKSSFTFLSKNSIDQNIPNKLGLQKKCIAVENTRNINKSDLKLNSKLPNISVDPQTYEVFSDGELLTCEPLDEVPMAQRYFLL from the coding sequence ATGTCCTATAAAATTGACAGAAATACTTATGCGCAAACTTACGGACCTACTACCGGAGATAGAGTAAGACTTGCTGATACCGAACTTTTTATAGAAGTAGAAAAGGATTTAACTACATACGGAGATGAAGTTAAATTCGGTGGAGGTAAAGTTATACGAGATGGGATGGGACAGTCTCAAGTAAGAAGATCTGATGGAGCTGTAGATACAGTAATAACTAATGCTTTGATCGTAGATTGGTGGGGAATAATTAAGGCTGATGTGGGTATAAAAGATGGAATGATTTTTGAAATTGGTAAGGCTGGTAATCCAGATATCCAAGATAATGTCGATATTGTTATTGGTGCATCAACTGAAGTAATAGCTGGAGAAGGCCATATTCTCACTGCAGGTTCAATAGATACCCACATTCACTTTATCTGTCCTCAACAAATTGAGACAGCACTAGCCTCAGGAATTACAACCATGTTGGGAGGAGGAACTGGACCTGCAACTGGCACGAATGCCACTACTTGTACTCCTGGTTCTTTTCATATTTCTAGAATGCTTCAATCTGCAGAAGCATTTCCCATGAATTTAGGATTTTTTGGAAAAGGAAACTCAACAAACGAGAGAAATCTTATTGATCAGGTTGAAGCTGGTGCATGTGGATTGAAGCTTCATGAGGATTGGGGAACAACTCCCTCTACAATAAATTCATGTCTTAATGTTGCAGATAAGTTTGACGTACAAGTATGTATTCATACTGATACTTTGAATGAGGCAGGCTTTGTTGAAGATACCATCAATGCTATTGCAGGAAGAACTATTCATACTTTTCATACCGAAGGAGCAGGTGGAGGTCATGCGCCAGATATCATAAAAATTTGTGGAGAAAAAAATGTTCTTCCAAGTAGTACTAATCCAACAAGACCCTATACGAGGAACACATTAGAAGAACATCTTGACATGTTAATGGTTTGTCATCATTTAGATTCAAAAATCCCAGAAGATATTGCATTTGCTGAATCAAGGATCAGAAGAGAGACTATTGCTGCGGAGGATATATTGCATGATATAGGTGCCTTTTCAATTATTGCTAGTGATTCTCAAGCTATGGGAAGAGTTGGTGAAGTGATCACAAGAACTTTTCAAACAGCTCATAAAATGAAAGTCCAAAGAGGGCCGCTATCGCAGGATTCAGATAGAAACGATAATTTCAGAGTTAAGAGATACATTTCTAAAGTCACAATTAATCCTGCAATAGCTCATGGTATTGATAAACATGTTGGGTCTATAGAAAAGGGTAAAATTGCTGATTTGGCGTTATGGAAACCTTCCTTTTTTGCGGTAAAGCCTGAATTAGTCGTAAAAGGTGGATCTATAGTTTGGGCACAGATGGGTGATGCAAATGCTTCAATTCCTACTCCAGGTCCTGTACATGGTCGTCCTATGTTTGCAAGTTTCGGCCAATCTCTAATTAAGAGTTCTTTCACTTTTTTAAGTAAAAATTCAATAGATCAAAATATTCCTAATAAATTAGGCTTACAAAAGAAATGTATTGCCGTAGAAAATACCAGAAATATCAATAAATCCGACTTAAAACTTAATAGTAAACTACCAAATATTTCAGTTGATCCTCAAACTTATGAAGTTTTTTCTGATGGGGAACTTCTTACTTGTGAGCCACTTGATGAAGTCCCAATGGCTCAAAGGTACTTTTTACTTTAG
- a CDS encoding glycosyl transferase — MDFQQGLITTIHEYGVTRNLLKELNKSLKKRSTSILIPCLYEEFERPALKDIREVLKDLSGLNELVIALSAKTVEQVKAAKSFFDSMPFPVHVQWTNSPSVIELLKSQEKNGLELLGTPGKGWAVWQGIGVATRKSEVVALFDADIRTFSPLYPSRMILPLLDESYGISYVKAFYSRLSLETNQLQGRATRLFVGPLLASLEQLVGKGPFLQYLQSFRYPLAGEFAFTKDLAMNLRIPCDWGLEIGLLSEVYRNVRTSKIAQVDLGLFDHKHKNIGDSSKEGLQKMCTEILSSVLRGLMEHQAETLTSTQLATLEVLYKRVGEDRVKQFGLDSAVNQLPYDRHEEELSVQKFAKLLRPATEDYLACPTTQQLPSWSRVLSCENKLQEDLAIAGSQDIKTTEKELIKNF, encoded by the coding sequence ATGGACTTTCAACAAGGGTTAATCACAACAATACATGAATATGGAGTAACAAGAAATTTACTTAAAGAATTAAACAAAAGTCTTAAAAAAAGATCAACTAGCATTTTAATACCTTGCTTATATGAAGAGTTTGAACGTCCAGCATTAAAAGACATAAGAGAAGTTTTAAAAGACCTTTCAGGCTTAAATGAATTAGTTATTGCTCTTTCTGCTAAAACTGTTGAACAAGTTAAAGCAGCAAAATCATTTTTTGACTCAATGCCATTTCCAGTTCACGTTCAATGGACTAATTCTCCCTCTGTAATAGAACTATTAAAAAGCCAAGAAAAAAATGGTTTAGAACTTTTAGGAACTCCAGGAAAAGGATGGGCTGTCTGGCAAGGCATAGGAGTTGCGACAAGAAAATCAGAAGTTGTTGCTCTTTTTGATGCTGATATAAGAACTTTTAGTCCTTTGTATCCTTCAAGAATGATACTTCCACTTCTTGATGAATCATATGGAATATCCTATGTAAAGGCTTTTTACAGCAGATTATCCTTAGAGACCAATCAATTGCAAGGAAGAGCAACAAGATTATTTGTGGGCCCCTTATTGGCAAGTCTTGAGCAGTTAGTAGGGAAGGGTCCCTTTTTACAATATCTCCAATCATTTAGATATCCATTAGCAGGTGAGTTTGCTTTCACTAAAGACCTTGCTATGAATTTACGAATTCCTTGTGACTGGGGTTTAGAGATAGGTTTATTATCAGAAGTTTATAGAAACGTAAGAACCTCCAAAATAGCCCAAGTTGACCTAGGTTTGTTTGATCATAAACATAAGAATATTGGTGATTCATCTAAAGAAGGATTGCAAAAAATGTGTACGGAAATACTTTCAAGTGTTTTAAGAGGTCTCATGGAACATCAAGCAGAGACCTTGACAAGTACTCAACTAGCTACCTTGGAAGTTCTTTATAAAAGAGTTGGCGAAGATAGAGTAAAACAATTTGGATTAGATTCGGCAGTTAATCAACTTCCATACGATAGGCATGAAGAAGAGCTATCAGTACAAAAATTTGCGAAACTATTGAGACCAGCTACAGAAGATTACTTGGCTTGCCCTACGACGCAACAGTTACCAAGTTGGTCAAGAGTTCTATCTTGTGAGAACAAACTACAAGAAGATTTGGCAATTGCTGGGTCACAAGATATAAAGACAACTGAAAAAGAATTAATTAAAAACTTCTAA
- a CDS encoding sugar phosphorylase, with product MKQIDSEKKLNRLKIDKLLKTIYSNNTTEEINFISNQLLQILEDFSEKSAYEEIRNKERWNESHSVLITYADSIYKNGKATLITLSELLSKHFGSLSKVVHILPFLKSTSDGGFAVSSYDSLEEKFGGWDDLKSISKNHDLMADLVLNHVSSSHPWVQQFIKSQEPGISNVFSPKQNLDWSNVVRPRSSSLFSQINTEDGPKQVWTTFGPDQIDLNWHNPKMTLEFLNLIITYLSNGIKWFRLDAVGFIWKESGTTCLHLPKAHSIVKLLRILLNNLLDEGVLITETNVPQKENLSYLISDDEAHMAYNFPLPPLLLEAIITSRADILNSWIFDWPELPDDTTLFNFSASHDGVGLRALEGLMNEERIKDLLINCEKRGGLVSHRRLSNGHDKPYELNISWWSAMEDSSRDAKRFQFERFILTQLLVMALKGVPAFYLPALLASENDIKSFSMTGQRRDLNREKFKSENLLAVLNNPESNANKNLKYLRNAMDVRSELKQFHPCSEMKCLSKGRSDIVVIKRGRGAESIFAIHNMTENKINYQLNDDDLPKIIDDDFNTQDFLRSTKYNCKNISLDPFQVIWLSAL from the coding sequence GTGAAGCAAATTGATTCAGAGAAAAAATTAAATAGATTAAAAATTGATAAATTGTTAAAAACAATTTATTCAAATAATACTACAGAAGAAATTAATTTTATTTCAAATCAATTATTACAGATTTTAGAAGATTTCTCAGAGAAATCTGCTTATGAAGAAATTAGAAATAAGGAAAGATGGAATGAATCTCATTCGGTTTTGATAACTTATGCAGATAGTATTTATAAAAATGGCAAGGCAACATTAATAACTCTTAGTGAGTTGTTAAGTAAACATTTTGGCAGTCTTTCTAAAGTTGTACATATTCTTCCTTTTTTGAAATCCACAAGTGATGGAGGTTTTGCAGTCTCAAGTTATGATTCCTTAGAAGAAAAGTTTGGTGGTTGGGATGATCTCAAAAGTATTTCTAAAAATCATGATTTGATGGCTGATTTAGTACTAAACCATGTCTCATCATCTCACCCATGGGTTCAACAATTTATTAAATCCCAAGAACCGGGTATATCAAATGTTTTTTCACCTAAACAAAATCTTGACTGGTCAAATGTAGTTAGACCAAGAAGTTCCTCCTTGTTTTCTCAAATAAATACTGAAGATGGCCCTAAACAAGTTTGGACAACTTTTGGCCCAGATCAAATTGATTTGAATTGGCATAATCCAAAAATGACTCTTGAGTTCTTAAATTTAATTATTACTTATTTATCTAATGGAATTAAATGGTTCAGGCTTGATGCTGTAGGTTTTATTTGGAAGGAATCAGGTACAACGTGCTTGCATTTACCAAAAGCACATTCAATTGTGAAACTCTTAAGAATTCTTTTGAATAATCTTCTTGATGAGGGAGTTTTAATAACTGAAACTAATGTTCCTCAGAAGGAGAATCTATCTTATTTGATTTCTGATGATGAAGCCCATATGGCATACAATTTCCCATTGCCTCCTCTTCTTTTAGAGGCAATTATTACTTCAAGAGCTGATATTCTAAACTCATGGATTTTTGATTGGCCAGAATTACCTGACGATACTACTCTTTTTAATTTCAGTGCATCGCATGATGGAGTTGGACTGAGAGCTCTTGAGGGTTTAATGAACGAGGAGAGGATAAAAGATTTATTAATAAATTGTGAGAAAAGAGGTGGATTAGTAAGTCATAGACGTTTATCAAATGGTCATGATAAACCTTATGAATTGAATATTTCTTGGTGGAGTGCAATGGAAGACTCCAGTAGAGATGCTAAAAGATTTCAGTTTGAGAGATTTATATTGACTCAATTATTAGTGATGGCTCTTAAAGGAGTCCCTGCCTTTTATTTACCAGCATTACTAGCTTCAGAAAATGATATCAAAAGTTTTTCTATGACAGGTCAAAGAAGAGACCTAAATAGAGAAAAGTTTAAATCAGAAAATCTTTTAGCCGTTTTGAATAATCCTGAATCTAACGCTAATAAAAACTTAAAATATCTGCGTAATGCAATGGATGTCAGATCAGAATTAAAGCAATTTCACCCTTGTTCGGAAATGAAATGTTTGTCTAAAGGTAGAAGTGATATTGTTGTAATCAAAAGAGGTAGAGGTGCTGAATCTATTTTCGCAATTCATAATATGACTGAAAATAAAATCAATTATCAATTGAATGATGATGATCTACCAAAAATAATTGATGATGATTTTAATACCCAAGATTTTTTAAGATCTACTAAATACAATTGCAAAAATATTAGTCTTGATCCTTTTCAAGTGATTTGGCTTAGTGCTTTATAA
- the yedP gene encoding mannosyl-3-phosphoglycerate phosphatase-related protein YedP, producing the protein MIENSSIWIVSDVDGTLMDHSYDLSPAKETIKKLQKLSIPVILCTSKTASEVKVIRKELKLTDPYIVENGAAIYGESLKRVNGKIILGIKYESLEEILNFISNEIDYKLTPLNNLTDQEATQLTGLEGNSLNLMRDRHWSMPFLNPPSYLEEKINICCKKFNVDIFKGNRMSHLLSTKSNKGKAINALKEYSNVQNIEIIGLGDSPNDLPLLLNSDIKIVIPGINGPNLDLLEQLKDLEFILASEPNGYGWKNEINKLINKLELI; encoded by the coding sequence ATGATAGAAAATTCTTCTATTTGGATAGTAAGTGATGTAGATGGTACTTTAATGGATCACTCTTATGATTTGTCACCTGCTAAAGAAACCATAAAAAAACTGCAGAAATTATCTATACCCGTAATTCTTTGTACAAGCAAAACCGCTTCTGAAGTTAAAGTTATTAGAAAGGAACTAAAATTGACGGATCCTTATATTGTTGAGAATGGTGCAGCAATATATGGTGAATCTCTTAAAAGAGTAAATGGAAAAATTATTCTTGGAATAAAATACGAATCTCTTGAAGAAATCTTAAATTTTATTTCTAATGAAATTGATTATAAACTAACTCCTCTTAATAATCTCACTGATCAAGAAGCCACTCAGCTCACAGGTTTAGAAGGTAATTCATTGAACTTAATGCGTGATAGGCATTGGAGCATGCCTTTTTTAAATCCTCCAAGTTACTTAGAAGAGAAAATTAATATCTGTTGTAAAAAGTTCAATGTTGATATTTTTAAGGGAAATAGAATGAGTCACTTATTATCTACAAAATCTAATAAAGGTAAGGCAATAAATGCACTTAAAGAATATTCAAATGTTCAAAATATTGAAATTATAGGTTTAGGCGATTCTCCAAATGATTTACCTCTACTCTTAAACTCAGATATTAAAATTGTTATTCCTGGAATAAATGGACCTAACTTAGATTTACTAGAACAATTAAAAGATTTGGAATTTATCTTGGCTTCTGAACCAAATGGATATGGTTGGAAAAATGAAATCAATAAATTAATAAATAAGCTAGAACTGATTTAG
- a CDS encoding kinase produces MKDLDINFPLDKFEKLIIDIGWESSTDWYNFWNNQKNTLLTDRFWNNKVNDDWIWGLALPLFSQAYKFQKNFSDRKIIGISALPGTGKTTLGKWLEATSLKFNFKIAVISIDDFYLPSDEMKLAIKNNPWNVSRGFPGSHSVKLMHEKLLSWKINGELNVPVFDKSLRNGLGDRSHWRSDKPDLLILEGWFLGVEPLSVDINCESMNLLKLSSQESLYRLKIQKNLEKYLDVWSLMDRIWHLKPLKFDYMNIWKSNQEQEMFLKKGNALKDEKLINFLRMLNVAIPHKSFDDINSYAFFLIDQERNLIEATLNK; encoded by the coding sequence ATGAAAGATTTAGATATTAATTTTCCTCTTGATAAATTTGAAAAATTAATTATTGATATTGGTTGGGAGTCCTCAACTGATTGGTACAATTTTTGGAATAATCAAAAAAATACTCTTTTAACTGATCGTTTTTGGAATAATAAAGTTAACGATGATTGGATTTGGGGATTGGCTTTGCCTCTATTTTCTCAGGCTTATAAATTTCAAAAAAATTTTTCAGATAGAAAAATAATTGGGATCTCAGCATTGCCTGGGACTGGTAAAACAACCTTAGGTAAATGGCTTGAGGCAACATCGTTAAAATTTAATTTCAAAATTGCTGTTATTTCTATAGACGATTTTTATCTTCCGTCAGATGAAATGAAATTAGCAATTAAGAATAACCCTTGGAATGTTTCTAGAGGTTTTCCTGGTAGCCATTCAGTTAAATTAATGCATGAAAAATTATTAAGTTGGAAAATTAATGGAGAGTTAAATGTCCCCGTTTTCGATAAATCTTTAAGAAATGGCTTAGGCGATAGATCTCATTGGAGATCAGATAAACCTGATTTATTAATTCTTGAGGGATGGTTTTTAGGAGTAGAGCCTTTATCTGTTGATATAAATTGCGAATCCATGAACTTATTAAAGTTGAGTTCCCAAGAATCACTCTATAGATTAAAAATCCAAAAAAATTTAGAAAAATATTTAGATGTTTGGAGTTTAATGGACAGAATTTGGCACTTAAAGCCATTAAAGTTTGACTATATGAATATATGGAAATCTAATCAAGAGCAGGAAATGTTTTTAAAGAAGGGAAATGCACTGAAAGATGAAAAATTAATCAATTTCTTAAGGATGCTCAATGTTGCTATTCCTCATAAAAGTTTTGATGATATAAATTCTTATGCTTTCTTTCTTATTGACCAAGAGCGAAATTTAATTGAGGCCACATTAAATAAGTAA
- a CDS encoding DUF1830 domain-containing protein: MVEFSYKNEGNRMIVLRCIGPSNFFLERVLFPTDVLTFMAPNDSRVEIWGNELYGPKLEERIRISSENEDSTLVA, from the coding sequence ATGGTTGAGTTTTCTTACAAAAACGAAGGTAATAGAATGATTGTATTGAGATGTATTGGTCCATCAAACTTCTTTCTAGAGAGAGTTTTATTCCCTACTGACGTTCTCACTTTTATGGCTCCAAATGATTCAAGAGTTGAAATTTGGGGAAATGAATTATATGGCCCTAAGTTAGAGGAGAGAATTAGGATTTCTTCAGAAAATGAAGATTCGACTTTAGTGGCTTAG
- a CDS encoding undecaprenyl-diphosphate phosphatase: MEYLKFILYGLIQGLTEFIPISSTAHLKVISHFFGIDDPGPSLSAIIQFGSVLALIWYFRSDFFKFRNQSSKKIFDYLIHQRLFRSILIGTIPIIILGGSIKLFFPYFFDNVLRSNLSIALFSFLMAIFMYIADSSKKGSINLKNHRYKDSLLIGLSQAFAIFPGISRSGVTISTALISGWERSQAAKFSFLLGMPAISIAAIVEFISSFNEFSSFSFFPLIVGLITTFASSLLAIDFLLKYFSSKGLKIFIIYRVIFGFVILFNL, from the coding sequence TTGGAATATTTAAAGTTTATTTTATATGGTTTAATTCAAGGTTTAACAGAATTTATTCCTATAAGTAGTACTGCTCATTTAAAAGTTATCTCTCATTTTTTTGGAATTGATGATCCAGGCCCTTCATTGTCTGCAATTATTCAATTTGGCAGTGTTTTAGCTTTAATCTGGTATTTTAGAAGTGATTTTTTTAAATTTAGGAATCAATCTTCAAAAAAAATTTTCGATTATTTAATACATCAAAGGTTATTTAGGTCAATTCTGATTGGGACTATTCCAATTATTATCCTTGGCGGTTCCATTAAATTATTTTTTCCTTATTTTTTTGATAATGTTCTTCGCTCAAATTTATCAATTGCACTATTTTCATTCTTAATGGCTATCTTTATGTACATTGCAGATAGCTCGAAAAAAGGTTCTATAAACTTAAAAAACCATCGTTATAAAGATAGTTTGCTGATAGGTTTATCTCAAGCATTTGCTATTTTTCCGGGGATATCAAGATCTGGAGTTACTATCTCTACCGCTTTAATATCGGGTTGGGAAAGAAGCCAAGCTGCAAAATTTTCGTTTCTTTTGGGTATGCCGGCAATCTCTATTGCTGCTATTGTTGAGTTTATTTCTTCTTTTAATGAATTTTCCTCATTTAGTTTTTTCCCTCTAATTGTTGGTCTCATTACAACTTTTGCCTCTTCATTATTAGCTATCGATTTCTTGTTAAAGTATTTTTCTTCAAAAGGTTTGAAAATATTTATTATATATCGTGTTATATTTGGCTTTGTAATTCTCTTTAATTTATAG
- the msrA gene encoding peptide-methionine (S)-S-oxide reductase MsrA, with protein sequence MFKFLKNIMNNEEVNLTNDAYSLHRILKTDIKKDPNVEEDEIIFGCGCFWGAEKCFWKLPGVITTSVGYAGGEKNNPTYYEVCSGLTGHSEVVRVIWNKSEIDISDLLKMFWECHDPTQKNRQGNDMGTQYRSAIFYKNENNIKTILASKEQYQTELSKKNLGLIETEIKMIDTYFFAEQYHQQYLASAGSRQYCSASPTKVKLGVFTGSNYKLEDHIWENFNWEVEKCVLRSDNNPIKNNI encoded by the coding sequence ATGTTTAAATTTCTGAAAAACATTATGAATAATGAGGAGGTAAATTTAACTAATGATGCTTATTCATTACATAGAATATTAAAAACAGATATCAAAAAAGATCCTAATGTAGAAGAAGATGAAATAATTTTTGGATGTGGGTGTTTCTGGGGTGCTGAAAAATGTTTTTGGAAACTTCCTGGAGTTATCACAACATCTGTAGGTTATGCTGGAGGGGAAAAAAACAATCCAACTTATTATGAAGTTTGTTCTGGCTTAACTGGTCATTCAGAAGTTGTAAGAGTTATATGGAATAAAAGTGAAATAGATATAAGTGATCTATTAAAAATGTTTTGGGAATGTCATGATCCTACTCAAAAAAACAGACAAGGTAATGACATGGGGACACAATATAGATCAGCAATATTTTACAAAAATGAAAATAATATTAAAACCATATTAGCCAGTAAGGAACAATATCAAACGGAACTAAGCAAAAAAAATCTTGGTTTAATTGAAACGGAAATAAAAATGATTGATACATATTTTTTTGCGGAACAATACCATCAACAATATCTTGCATCAGCTGGAAGCAGGCAGTATTGTTCTGCTTCACCTACAAAAGTTAAGTTAGGAGTTTTTACTGGAAGCAACTATAAATTAGAAGACCATATATGGGAAAACTTTAATTGGGAAGTTGAGAAATGTGTATTGAGATCTGATAACAATCCTATAAAGAATAACATTTAA